From the Caldalkalibacillus thermarum genome, the window CGGCTGGTCTTAAAAGCGCTCATGGGCACGGCCCGGCGGGTGACCGTGGCATTAACCCTGGACAAGGTCCGGACAGAGGTCCCCGATGAGCTGGATTTGTTCCATATGACGGGCACCACCTGCTGCCAATTGCTGGACGCAGCGCGAGAGACAGATTGTGAAGTTGAGACGCCGGTGGTGCTTCCGGCTGGTTCGCGGTTCGTCAATCCTGCGCTGGCCCATGTGGAAGCGCATTACGACAGCCGCCCTGCCGTTCCGTTTACTGGCCGTGAACGGGTGGAAGTGCTGGCAGCAGTCAACCGCCGGGCTGAAGTAGAAGGGATAGCCCGGGAAATCTTACGGCTGGTGCGGGATGAACACTACCGCTGGCGAGATTTTGCAGTGCTGATTCGCAACCAGGAAGACTACTATCCGTTGATCGAAACCATTTTTGAAGATTACGGAATACCTGTTTTCCAGGACCATAAGCGGTCCATGCTGAACCACCCCCTGATTGAGTTGATCCGTTCCAGCCTGGATATTATTCACGGCAACTGGCGCTATGAGGCTGTGTTTCGCTGTTTGAAGACAGAGCTGTTATTTCCGGTAAATACCGACCGGCTGGCTATGCGGGAAGCGGTGGACCGGCTGGAAAATGTGGCCTTGGCTTACGGGATTCAAGGTGAGCGCTGGTACCGGGATGAACAATGGCGGTACCGTCTCAAGGCCATGTTGGGGGAGCAAGGCGGGCCGCAGAAGGAAGAGGAGCGGCAGCTGGAGGAAGAGCTCAACCGCCTGCGCTTCATGCTTGTCGAGCCCTTGCGCAAGCTGGAGCAGGAGATGGCACAGGCGGTTACCATCCGGCAGCGGTGCGGAGCCTTGTACCGGTTTCTGGCGGAATTGGACGTACCACGCAAAATTGAAATCCTGCGTGATGAAGCGGTGGAGCACGGGGAGCTGGACAAGGCACGGGAACATGATCAGGTGTGGGACGCTGTGGTTGACCTGCTGGATCAAATGGTGGAAGTGACCGGAGAGGAACCGTTGTCCTTTGATCTATTCCGCCAGATGATGGAGACTGGTTTGGAGAGCATGCGTTTTGCGATCGTCCCACCGGCCATGGATCAGGTGCTTGTGGCCAACATGGAGCACTCCCGTTTTTCCGATGTGAAGTGCACTTTCATTTTAGGGGTGAACGACGGGATCATTCCGGCCAAGCCTCAGGAAAAAGGCATCATCTCTGAAGAAGAGCGGGAATGGCTGACAGGACGGGGCATCGAACTGGCCTCCGGCAGCCGCAAGCAACTTCTGGATGAGCAATTTTTAATCTATCTGGCCCTGGCCAGTCCTTCGGAACGGCTGTATCTCAGCTATCCGCTGGCCGATGAGGAAGGGCAGTCGCTCCTGCCCTCCGTGCTGATCAAACGGATGAGAGATCTCTTCCCTGATCTGGAAGAGACGTTGATTCTGAACGAGCCCAATGAGGAGGGTGAACAGAAGCAGCTCACCTATGTCAACCATCCGTCTAAAACGCTGTCTTATTTAGCCAGTGAGTTGCAAGCCTGGAAACGGGGGTATCCGGTACATCCCTTATGGTGGGATGTGTACAACTGGTATATGGCCGACCCTGAGTGGCACAAGCAGGCCCGGCGGGTATTGGACAGCCTGTTTTACCGCAATGAAGCCAGACAGCTGTCCAAAGAGGTTAGCCGCTCCTTGTACGGCTCGCGCCTTTTGCTCAGTGTTTCGCGCATGGAAAAATTCCAGTCCTGCCCGTTCAGCCAGTTTGCCGCATACGGCCTTAAACTGGGTCAGCGGCAGATTTACCGGCTGGATGCGCCGGATATTGGCCAATTATTCCACGCCGCACTCAAAATGATGGCTGACGAGCTGCGGGAAAAGGGAGTCAACTGGGCTTCCCTGGACAGGGAACAGTGTGAAGAGCTGGCCAAAGAAGCAGTGGAGCGTTTGGCCCCTGTGATCCAGCGGGAAATCTTGTTCAGCTCCAACCGCTATCAATACATGAAAGGCAAGCTGCAAAAAGTGGTCGGAAGGGCTTCCTTTATCCTAAGTGAACATGCCAGAAGGAGCGGTTTCTCCCCTGTGGGCTTGGAAGTGGGGTTCGGCCCCCAGGAAACCTTGCCCCCCTTGCGCTTTACATTGAAAAACGGGATCACGCTGGAAGTGATTGGCCGTATTGACCGGGTGGACAAGGCAGATTCCTCCAAGGGGACGCTGTTAAGGATTATTGATTATAAATCAAGCCACAAAACACTCAATCTAGCCGAGGTGTTTTTTGGCCTGGCCTTGCAGATGCTTGCTTATCTGGACGTGGTGCTGACCCATGCCCAAACATGGCTGGGAACGGAAGCCTTGCCGGCCGGGGTGCTTTACTTCCATGTCCACAACCCCCTCGTTCAGGCGCAAGGCAGGCTGCTCCGTGACGAAATCGAACAGGAACTGTTCAAAAAGTTTAAGATGAAAGGACTGCTTTTGGCGGATACAGAAGTGGTGCAGCTGATGGACACCACCTTAACGAGGGGTTACTCAGAGATCATTCCTGTCGCGTTGAAAAAGGATGGCAGCTTTTACAGCAATTCATCTGTCATTTCCAGGGAAGATTTTGAACATGTGCGCGCCTTTATCCGCCGTAAGATAACGGAGATTGGTGAACGGTTGACGGAAGGGGAGATTGGCATTCATCCCTATAAATTGAAACAGAACACCCCGTGCACCTGGTGTGAGTACCGTCCCCTGTGCCAGTTTGATCCGTCACTGGAAGCCAATCAGTACCGGATCTTGGTGCCGGAAAAGGGAGATGACATTTTGAACAAGATTCGCAGTGAAGGCGGTGAATCGAATGAAGGTGAAAGCTAAACCACAAAGCAGCCAGTGGACCGATGAGCAATGGCAGGCGATTGCCGCCGGAGGGAACAATATGCTGGTGGCCGCTGCAGCGGGAAGCGGTAAAACAGCGGTTTTGGTAGAGCGGATTATTCAAAAAATCATTGATCCCGACCATCCCGTTGATGTGGACCGGCTGTTGATCGTCACCTTTACCAACGCGGCGGCCAGTGAGATGCGCAAGCGAATCGGCGAGGCCATTGAAAGGGAGTTGGACAGGCGGCCTGCCTCCCTGCATCTGCGCCGCCAACTTTCCCTGTTAAACAGGGCGATGATTTGTACCTTGCATTCCTTTTGCTTGAGCGTGGTGCGCAAACATTATTACAAACTGGATATTGACCCTCAGTTTCGCATTGCTGATGAAACGGAAGCGGAGCTGCTTAAGGAAGAAGTGCTGGAGGAACTGTTTGAAGAGGAGTACGGCAAGCCGGGGAATGAAAGCTTTTATGCCCTGGTCGACCGCTATACGTCTGACCGGGGGGATGCTGAGCTTTCGGCACTGATCAGTAAGGTGTATGAATTTTCCCGGGCCCATCCGGATCCTGATGCCTGGCTGGAGAGGATGGCGGCCAGTTACGAGGTTCACCCAGCTGCTTCTGTGGATGAACTGCCCTGGACCCAGGATGTGCTGCAAAGTGTCAAACTGCAACTGGAGGGCTGTCAAGCCGTGTTGGAACAAGCCTTGGCCTGGGCGGAAGCACCGGGTGGGCCCGCTCCCTATGTTGAGACGCTGGCTGATGATCTCCGCCAGATCACAAGCCTTCTGGAGAAACAGACTTGGACCGAGCTGTATGCTGGTTTCGGGCAGCTGGCGTTGGCCAAGCTGAAACCGGTCCGGGGTGATGAGGCAGACAAGACCTTGCAAGAAAAGGTGAAAGCAAGCCGGGAGCAGGTGAAGAAACAGCTTAATAAGCTCCATCAACAGCTGTTCAGCCGTCCACCGGAAGAGCTGGTGGAGGATGTGCGCCAGATGGCACCTGTGGTGTGCACGTTGGTACGCCTGGTCCAGGCCTTCGCCGAGCGCTACTGGCAGGTCAAAAAGGCCCGCGGGCTTGTGGATTTTAATGATTTGGAGCATCTTGCCTTGCGCATCTTGAGCAACAAAGACGGTCAGCCGGGCCACTCGGAAGCACGGTCAGTTGCAAAACACAGCAAGCCCCAGGACTATACGGGTGACCAGCCTGCCGGTGAATCCGTGCTGCCCAGGCTGTTTCCCTCTGAAGTCGCCCTGGACTTGCAACAACAATTTGTGGAAGTCCTGGTGGATGAGTATCAGGATACCAACCTGGTGCAGGAAGCCATTTTACAGTTGGTGACGAGAGGAAACAACTTGTTTATGGTGGGCGATGTGAAGCAGAGCATTTACCGCTTCCGCCTGGCAGAGCCCGGCTTGTTTCTGCACAAATACAAATGCTTTACCCCAACGGGGGAGGGAGCCGGCCTGCGCATTGATCTGGCCCGCAACTTTCGCAGCCGGGCCGAGGTGCTGGATGCCACCAACTATATTTTCCGCCAGATCATGGATGAAAGCATTGGTGAAATCGCCTATGACCAAGAGGCAGAGCTCAAGCTGGGGGCCTCCTATCCAGAGTATGAAGACACGGCAGCCGAATTGCTGGTTATTAACCGGGGGGAACAGGTAAGTGAAGGCCCTGCTGAAAGAGAGGAAAACCAAGCAGAAAGCAGCGGGGAGGAGCAAGCGGAGGAAGAGCTGGAGACGGCCCAGCTGGAAGCCAGGCTGATTGCCCGCAAAATTAAGACCCTGATCGAAAAACCACACCAAGTCATGGATAAACAGACAGGATGCTTGCGCAACATCACCTACCGGGACATTGTCATTTTGATGCGCTCCATGCCCTGGGCACCTGTCTTGATGGAAGAGCTGAAGCAGCAGGGCATCCCTGTCTATGCTGAGCTGTCCAGCGGTTATTTTGAGGCGGTGGAAGTGTCCACCATGCTCTCCTTGCTGAAAGTGATCGACAACCCTGACCAGGATATTCCTTTGGCCGCCGTGCTCCGTTCACCTGTTGTCGGCCTGACGGAAGATGAACTGGCCGAGATCCGCCTTGCCCACAGGCAGGGCACCTATTTCGATGCCTTGAAAACCGCCTGCCGCACGCTCGCCCATCAACCGCTGGGCCAGAAGCTGAACCACTTTTACAACCGGTTGCAAGTGTGGCGCACCCGGGCCCGACAGGGAGCCCTGTCCGAACTGATCTGGCAGCTGTACCGGGAAACGGGCTACTACGACTTTGTGGGGGGCCTGCCCGGCGGCAAACAGCGGCAAGCCAATTTGCGCGTCTTGTATGACCGAGCCCGCACCTATGAAGCCACCTCTTTCCGCGGACTGTTCCGTTTCTTGCGGTTTATCGAGCGGATCCAAGACCGGGGGGATGACCTGGGCACGGCCAGAGCCCTTGGTGAACAGGAAGACGTGGTACGCCTGATGACCATTCATAAAAGTAAGGGGCTTGAATTTCCCGTGGTCTTTGTGGCCGGATTGGGCAAAGGGTTCAACATGAAAGATCTGCGTGGAGGCGTATTGTTGCATAAGGAGTTAGGCTTCGGCTCCCGGTTTATCGATCCGGAGCAGCGCATCGCTTATCCCACCTTGCCCCAACTGGCCCTTAAAGAGCGGCTGCACCTGGAAATGATTGCTGAAGAGATGCGTGTGCTGTATGTGGCCTTAACCCGGGCCAAGGAGAAGTTGTTCCTGATCGGCACGGTGAAAGATGGGCAGAAAACCCTGGAGCGCTGGCAAGCCGCCCTGGAGCACCCAGACTGGCTTTTGCCTGCCCATGAGCGGGCCCAGGCCTCCTCATATCTGGATTGGATCGGGCCGGCAGTGATCCGCCACCGGGAGGCGCAAGCCTCGCTGGGGACAAAGCAAGCTGGCACAGGACAACAGGGTAGCGTGGCAGAGGGGATCCGGGGGGTTAATGAAGTGGCCCAGGATCCGTCCCGCTGGACAGTCACTCTGGTGGAACAGTCTGAGTTGACACAGCTGGATGAGGAGCAAAAAGCCCGGGAGGAAGCTTATCTTGAAGCCCTTAAAAAAGGTCTGCCGGTAGAGGAGAGCAGTCCTTTCCGGGATCGGGTCCAGCGGCAGCTGTCCTGGCAGTATCCCTACCGGATGGCCACCTTCCATCACTCCAAGCAGTCGGTGACGGAAATCAAGCGGGCTTGGATAGCAGCTGACGCCTATACCGACAGCGACTATATCGGCATGTTCCGTTCCTCACTGGCGGAACGGCCCCGCTTTGTCCAGGAGGAACAGCAGCTTTCGGCAGCTGAGAAGGGAACAGCCATGCATCTGGTCATGCAACATGTGCCCCTTCAACCCCCGGTGACTCATGAAAGCGTACAAAGACTGATCAAACACATGGTGGAACAGGAACTGTTAACCCAGGAACAGGCCCAGGTGATTGATGCACCGGCCATTGTCCGCTTTTTTGAAAGCGACATTGGCCAGCGCCTTCTGCGTGCTTCCTTCGTGCGCCGGGAAGTGCCGTTCAGCTATGGATTGCCTGCCCGTGAGGCTTACCGGGATTGGGAAGAGGATCTCCAGCAAGCAGGGGAAGAGGAAGTGGTGCTGGTCCAAGGGGTGATCGACTGTATGTTTCGTGATGACCAGGGACTGGTGTTGCTGGATTACAAAACGGATACCATTGAGGGCCGCTTCCAAGGCGGATTTGAGGAAGACAAAGCAGTTTTGCTGGAACGTTATCACGTTCAGCTTCAGCTGTATACGCGGGCAGTGGAAGAGATCTGGCAGGAAAAAGTGGCAGCGAAATATTTGTACTTCTTCGATGGTGGTCATTGGCTGGCTATCCCGTAACGAGACGTTCCTGACGAAAGGAGAGGAGTCGAGTGCGCTTACTGCATACAGCCGACTGGCACCTGGGCCGCACACTGGAAGGGCGCAGCCGGTTGGACGAACAAGCGCAATTTTTGGATGAGCTGTACGAGATCGTGGTCGCAGAAAAAATAGATGCCATTCTCATCGCCGGAGATGTGTTTGATACATTCAATCCGCCGGCAGCGGCAGAGCAGCTGTTTTACGACAGCCTGTCCCGCCTGGCAGATAAAGGAAAGCGTCCGGTGGTGGTGATTGCCGGCAACCATGATCATCCTGACCGTTTGTCAGCGGCGGTGCCCCTGGCCAGGGAGCAGGGCATCACCATTCTGGGCTATCCGACGGAGGAAGTGCAGCACATCTTCATCCCGCAGGCAGGGGAAGAGCTGCGCCTGGCTGCTTTAGCCTATCCGTCGGAATCCCGCCTCAATGAACTTCTGGCCCAAAACCACGATGAGACCGTGTTGCGGGACGAGTATGACCAGCGCATCCGCCAAGTGTTTGCCAATATGGCCCGGCACTTTGCCGCCGATACGGTTAATGTGGCCATGAGCCATCTGTATGTAGCCGGCGGAAGCACAACCGAATCGGAACGGCCTATTGAAGTGGGCGGCGCCTATACAGTGCGGGCCACCAGCCTGCCTTCTGCCGCCCAGTATGTTGCTTTAGGCCATTTGCACCGCCCGCAAGACGTGAAGAAAGCCCTGGCTCCGGCCCGTTATTCTGGCTCTCCCCTGGCCTTCAGCTTCTCAGAAACAGGGTATGCCAAGTCGGTCACCGTGGTGGATGTGAAGCCGGGAAGCCAGGCTCAGGTCCATGAAATCCATCTTTCCAGCGGGAAGCCCCTGGTGCGCTGGAAAGCTGAAGAAGGACTGGCGGCTGTGTACCACTGGATTGAAGAGGGACGTGACAAGAACGCCTGGATTGACCTGGAGGTGCACGTTGAACACGCCCTGTCCCTTGCGGAGATTCACCGCTTGCGTAAACTGCATCCCGGTTTGATCCATATCCGTCCGGTCTTCCCGGAACAGGAGCATAAGAGCAGCAGCCAGCGGGAGGCTAATTTGCCTATTGATGAA encodes:
- the addB gene encoding helicase-exonuclease AddAB subunit AddB, which gives rise to MILGRAGSGKTTFCLEEIKGKLLEDPAGSPIIYLVPEQMTFQSEYKLIRSKAVKGMIRAQVYSFTRLAWRVLQETGGLARYHLKQTGIHMLLRKIVAHEQERLHIFAKSAKTSGFIQQLEELLTEFKRYTITPELLEAQRETLLAKEELAPHEVALADKLHDLYLIFKRLEAELRGRYVDSEDYLRLLAENVPRAAGLQQAEIYVDGFHSFTPQERLVLKALMGTARRVTVALTLDKVRTEVPDELDLFHMTGTTCCQLLDAARETDCEVETPVVLPAGSRFVNPALAHVEAHYDSRPAVPFTGRERVEVLAAVNRRAEVEGIAREILRLVRDEHYRWRDFAVLIRNQEDYYPLIETIFEDYGIPVFQDHKRSMLNHPLIELIRSSLDIIHGNWRYEAVFRCLKTELLFPVNTDRLAMREAVDRLENVALAYGIQGERWYRDEQWRYRLKAMLGEQGGPQKEEERQLEEELNRLRFMLVEPLRKLEQEMAQAVTIRQRCGALYRFLAELDVPRKIEILRDEAVEHGELDKAREHDQVWDAVVDLLDQMVEVTGEEPLSFDLFRQMMETGLESMRFAIVPPAMDQVLVANMEHSRFSDVKCTFILGVNDGIIPAKPQEKGIISEEEREWLTGRGIELASGSRKQLLDEQFLIYLALASPSERLYLSYPLADEEGQSLLPSVLIKRMRDLFPDLEETLILNEPNEEGEQKQLTYVNHPSKTLSYLASELQAWKRGYPVHPLWWDVYNWYMADPEWHKQARRVLDSLFYRNEARQLSKEVSRSLYGSRLLLSVSRMEKFQSCPFSQFAAYGLKLGQRQIYRLDAPDIGQLFHAALKMMADELREKGVNWASLDREQCEELAKEAVERLAPVIQREILFSSNRYQYMKGKLQKVVGRASFILSEHARRSGFSPVGLEVGFGPQETLPPLRFTLKNGITLEVIGRIDRVDKADSSKGTLLRIIDYKSSHKTLNLAEVFFGLALQMLAYLDVVLTHAQTWLGTEALPAGVLYFHVHNPLVQAQGRLLRDEIEQELFKKFKMKGLLLADTEVVQLMDTTLTRGYSEIIPVALKKDGSFYSNSSVISREDFEHVRAFIRRKITEIGERLTEGEIGIHPYKLKQNTPCTWCEYRPLCQFDPSLEANQYRILVPEKGDDILNKIRSEGGESNEGES
- the addA gene encoding helicase-exonuclease AddAB subunit AddA, with protein sequence MKVKAKPQSSQWTDEQWQAIAAGGNNMLVAAAAGSGKTAVLVERIIQKIIDPDHPVDVDRLLIVTFTNAAASEMRKRIGEAIERELDRRPASLHLRRQLSLLNRAMICTLHSFCLSVVRKHYYKLDIDPQFRIADETEAELLKEEVLEELFEEEYGKPGNESFYALVDRYTSDRGDAELSALISKVYEFSRAHPDPDAWLERMAASYEVHPAASVDELPWTQDVLQSVKLQLEGCQAVLEQALAWAEAPGGPAPYVETLADDLRQITSLLEKQTWTELYAGFGQLALAKLKPVRGDEADKTLQEKVKASREQVKKQLNKLHQQLFSRPPEELVEDVRQMAPVVCTLVRLVQAFAERYWQVKKARGLVDFNDLEHLALRILSNKDGQPGHSEARSVAKHSKPQDYTGDQPAGESVLPRLFPSEVALDLQQQFVEVLVDEYQDTNLVQEAILQLVTRGNNLFMVGDVKQSIYRFRLAEPGLFLHKYKCFTPTGEGAGLRIDLARNFRSRAEVLDATNYIFRQIMDESIGEIAYDQEAELKLGASYPEYEDTAAELLVINRGEQVSEGPAEREENQAESSGEEQAEEELETAQLEARLIARKIKTLIEKPHQVMDKQTGCLRNITYRDIVILMRSMPWAPVLMEELKQQGIPVYAELSSGYFEAVEVSTMLSLLKVIDNPDQDIPLAAVLRSPVVGLTEDELAEIRLAHRQGTYFDALKTACRTLAHQPLGQKLNHFYNRLQVWRTRARQGALSELIWQLYRETGYYDFVGGLPGGKQRQANLRVLYDRARTYEATSFRGLFRFLRFIERIQDRGDDLGTARALGEQEDVVRLMTIHKSKGLEFPVVFVAGLGKGFNMKDLRGGVLLHKELGFGSRFIDPEQRIAYPTLPQLALKERLHLEMIAEEMRVLYVALTRAKEKLFLIGTVKDGQKTLERWQAALEHPDWLLPAHERAQASSYLDWIGPAVIRHREAQASLGTKQAGTGQQGSVAEGIRGVNEVAQDPSRWTVTLVEQSELTQLDEEQKAREEAYLEALKKGLPVEESSPFRDRVQRQLSWQYPYRMATFHHSKQSVTEIKRAWIAADAYTDSDYIGMFRSSLAERPRFVQEEQQLSAAEKGTAMHLVMQHVPLQPPVTHESVQRLIKHMVEQELLTQEQAQVIDAPAIVRFFESDIGQRLLRASFVRREVPFSYGLPAREAYRDWEEDLQQAGEEEVVLVQGVIDCMFRDDQGLVLLDYKTDTIEGRFQGGFEEDKAVLLERYHVQLQLYTRAVEEIWQEKVAAKYLYFFDGGHWLAIP
- a CDS encoding exonuclease SbcCD subunit D, whose protein sequence is MRLLHTADWHLGRTLEGRSRLDEQAQFLDELYEIVVAEKIDAILIAGDVFDTFNPPAAAEQLFYDSLSRLADKGKRPVVVIAGNHDHPDRLSAAVPLAREQGITILGYPTEEVQHIFIPQAGEELRLAALAYPSESRLNELLAQNHDETVLRDEYDQRIRQVFANMARHFAADTVNVAMSHLYVAGGSTTESERPIEVGGAYTVRATSLPSAAQYVALGHLHRPQDVKKALAPARYSGSPLAFSFSETGYAKSVTVVDVKPGSQAQVHEIHLSSGKPLVRWKAEEGLAAVYHWIEEGRDKNAWIDLEVHVEHALSLAEIHRLRKLHPGLIHIRPVFPEQEHKSSSQREANLPIDELFKRFYQHQTGGPPEEGLVRLFLELVNEQREEEEA